One Thunnus albacares chromosome 12, fThuAlb1.1, whole genome shotgun sequence genomic region harbors:
- the imp3 gene encoding U3 small nucleolar ribonucleoprotein protein IMP3 gives MVRKLKHHEQKLLKKVDFINWEVDNNLHEVKVLRRFHIEKREDYTKYNKLSRNIRDLAQKIRDLDEKDGFRAQSSHQLLEKLYSIGLVPTKQNLSLTEKVTASSFCRRRLPSIMLNLRMAQNLKTAITFIEQGHVRVGPEIVTDPAFLVTRNMEDFVTWVDSSKIKQHVMNYNDERDDFDLVA, from the exons ATGGTTCGTAAATTAAAGCACCATGAGCAGAAGTTGTTGAAGAAGGTGGACTTCATCAACTGGGAGGTGGACAACAACCTACACGAGGTCAAAGTGCTGCGGAGGTTTCACATCGAGAAGAGGGAGGACTACACCAA ATACAACAAGCTGAGTCGTAACATCAGAGATCTGGCCCAGAAAATCAGAGACCTGGACGAGAAAGACGGCTTCAGAGCTCAAAGTTCACACCAActacttgaaaaact TTACAGCATTGGACTTGTCCCAACCAAACAGAATCTGTCCCTCACAGAGAAAGTCACAGCGTCTTCATTCTGCAG GAGGAGGCTGCCCAGCATCATGCTGAACCTTCGTATGGCTCAGAACCTGAAGACAGCCATCACCTTCATCGAACAAGGAC ATGTGCGTGTGGGCCCTGAGATTGTCACAGATCCAGCATTTCTAGTCACAAG AAATATGGAAGATTTTGTTACTTGGGTGGATTCCTCAAAGATCAAACAGCATGTCATGAATTATAATGATGAG AGAGACGACTTTGATCT